A genomic region of Micromonospora sp. NBRC 110009 contains the following coding sequences:
- a CDS encoding zinc-binding dehydrogenase → MLAGRLHLTERALRMESVPVPEPERGQVRIRVAAAGVCLSDVHLIDGTLSPLYLSGDVVTLGHEVAGTVDALGDGVRGWQTGQRVLLQAGERDRFGLVLTRGVDYDGGWAEYALAREDTLVPVPDLLPFEQACIIPDAVSTPWAAVTDTARVRPAEAVGVWGVGGLGAHAVQLLMLVGAAPVIAVDPLPAARDRALALGADLALDPKDDGFKDAVLELVGTRGLDVALDFAGANAVREQAMTVLGRHGRLVLAGIANQPVSIPSDSRFTYNRQAVLGHYGSEAEHVGQLVTLTGLGRLDLSGSVSDVLPLADAPAAVRRVQEKQGNPIRLVLRP, encoded by the coding sequence ATGCTGGCCGGACGGCTGCACCTGACCGAGCGGGCGCTGCGGATGGAGTCGGTGCCGGTGCCCGAGCCGGAACGCGGGCAGGTCCGGATCCGGGTCGCCGCGGCCGGGGTGTGCCTGTCGGACGTGCACCTGATCGACGGCACCCTCAGCCCGCTGTATCTGTCCGGCGACGTGGTGACCCTCGGTCACGAGGTCGCGGGCACCGTGGACGCGCTCGGCGACGGGGTGCGGGGCTGGCAGACCGGCCAGCGGGTGCTGCTCCAGGCGGGGGAGCGGGACCGCTTCGGCCTCGTGCTCACCCGGGGCGTCGACTACGACGGTGGCTGGGCCGAGTACGCCCTGGCCCGCGAGGACACCCTGGTCCCCGTGCCGGACCTGCTCCCGTTCGAGCAGGCGTGCATCATCCCGGACGCGGTCTCCACGCCCTGGGCGGCGGTGACCGACACCGCGCGGGTCCGGCCGGCGGAGGCGGTCGGAGTGTGGGGCGTCGGCGGCCTCGGCGCGCACGCCGTGCAGCTGCTGATGCTGGTCGGCGCGGCGCCGGTGATCGCCGTGGACCCGCTGCCGGCCGCCCGGGACCGGGCGCTCGCCCTCGGCGCGGACCTGGCCCTCGACCCGAAGGACGACGGGTTCAAGGACGCCGTGCTCGAACTGGTCGGCACGCGGGGGCTCGACGTGGCGCTCGACTTCGCCGGCGCCAACGCCGTGCGGGAGCAGGCCATGACCGTGCTCGGCCGGCACGGCCGGCTGGTGCTCGCCGGCATCGCCAACCAGCCGGTCAGCATCCCCTCGGACAGCCGGTTCACCTACAACCGGCAGGCGGTGCTCGGCCACTACGGCTCCGAGGCCGAGCACGTCGGGCAGTTGGTGACGCTCACCGGGCTGGGCCGGCTCGACCTGTCCGGGTCGGTCAGCGACGTGTTGCCGCTGGCGGACGCGCCGGCGGCGGTGCGCCGGGTGCAGGAGAAGCAGGGCAACCCGATCCGCCTGGTCCTGCGCCCGTGA
- a CDS encoding class I SAM-dependent methyltransferase, giving the protein MDSSAWDARYASTSGLVWSAEPNRFVVESVTALPPGAALDLAAGEGRNAIWLAERGWRVTAVDFAPAAVERGRDLAGQRGVTVEWRVADVTAYRPVPGSYDLVLISYLHLPAADLAAVLDSARRALRPGGALVVVGHDLANLTGGTGGPQDPKILLTPETVVDGLAGLHIQRAETARRPVPSADGGTVDALDTVVVATRPAA; this is encoded by the coding sequence GTGGACAGCAGCGCCTGGGACGCCCGGTACGCGAGCACGTCGGGTCTGGTGTGGAGCGCTGAGCCGAACCGCTTCGTCGTCGAGTCGGTCACCGCGCTGCCCCCCGGCGCGGCGCTCGACCTGGCCGCCGGCGAGGGGCGCAACGCGATCTGGCTGGCCGAGCGGGGCTGGCGGGTGACCGCCGTGGACTTCGCGCCGGCGGCCGTCGAGCGGGGTCGCGACCTGGCCGGCCAGCGGGGCGTGACGGTCGAGTGGCGGGTCGCGGACGTGACCGCCTACCGGCCCGTGCCGGGCAGCTACGACCTGGTGCTGATCAGCTACCTGCACCTGCCCGCCGCCGACCTGGCCGCGGTGCTCGACTCGGCCCGGCGGGCGCTGCGCCCCGGCGGCGCCCTCGTCGTCGTCGGCCACGACCTCGCCAACCTCACGGGTGGCACCGGCGGCCCGCAGGACCCGAAGATCCTGCTCACCCCGGAGACGGTCGTCGACGGGCTCGCCGGGCTGCACATCCAGCGCGCCGAGACCGCCCGCCGCCCGGTGCCCAGCGCCGACGGCGGCACCGTCGACGCCCTAGACACGGTCGTCGTCGCCACCCGGCCCGCCGCCTGA
- a CDS encoding rhodanese-like domain-containing protein: MSTSESTRPATLDALTLRELIGAGRSPRLLDVRTPAEFETVHIPGAYNVPLDLLKEHREELRNHLAEDVVLICRSGARARQAEQALAEVGLPNLKVLDGGMLAWQTANAPVKQGTSRWDLERQVRLVAGSIVLASILGSVFVPGLKWVAGFIGAGLTFAAVTNTCAMGMLLSKLPYNRGASCDLDTIVGQLREGTGGRA; this comes from the coding sequence ATGAGCACTTCCGAGTCCACCCGCCCGGCCACCCTGGACGCCCTCACTCTCCGTGAACTGATCGGCGCCGGGCGCTCCCCTCGACTGCTCGACGTGCGCACCCCGGCCGAATTCGAGACCGTGCACATCCCCGGCGCCTACAACGTTCCGCTGGACCTGCTCAAGGAGCACCGCGAGGAACTGCGTAACCACCTGGCCGAGGACGTGGTGCTGATCTGCCGGTCGGGCGCCCGCGCCAGGCAGGCCGAGCAGGCCCTCGCCGAGGTCGGGCTGCCGAACCTGAAGGTCCTCGACGGCGGCATGCTCGCCTGGCAGACGGCGAACGCGCCGGTCAAGCAGGGCACCTCCCGCTGGGACCTGGAGCGGCAGGTCCGCCTGGTCGCCGGTTCCATCGTGCTGGCCAGCATCCTCGGCTCGGTGTTCGTGCCGGGCCTGAAGTGGGTCGCCGGGTTCATCGGCGCCGGCCTCACCTTCGCCGCCGTCACCAACACCTGCGCGATGGGCATGCTGCTGAGCAAGCTGCCGTACAACCGAGGCGCCAGCTGCGACCTGGACACCATCGTGGGCCAGCTGCGCGAGGGCACCGGGGGCCGGGCATGA
- a CDS encoding sulfite exporter TauE/SafE family protein, whose protein sequence is MTTSLLLTVGLAVLIGVSLGLLGGGGSILAVPLLVYVAGLPAKEAIATSLLVVGVTSAVGVLPHARAGRVRWRTGLTFGLAGMTGAYAGGRLAEFIPAGFLLTGFAVMMLATAIAMIRGRRATAGRPVPHELPAFRVILDGIVVGLVTGLVGAGGGFLVVPALALLGGLPMPVAVGTSLVVIAMKSFAGLAGYLSSVPVNWGLALAVTAAAVLGSVLGGRLAGRVPANLLRQAFGWFVVVMGVFVLAQQLPPRMGLGLAALGTVVGAGTVTMVVWGRRRRRQSGQQRLGRPVREHVGSGVER, encoded by the coding sequence ATGACCACGTCCCTGCTGCTGACCGTCGGCCTGGCCGTGCTGATCGGGGTCAGCCTCGGGCTGCTCGGCGGCGGCGGGTCGATCCTCGCCGTGCCCCTGCTGGTGTACGTCGCCGGGCTGCCGGCGAAGGAGGCCATCGCGACTTCCCTGCTCGTCGTCGGGGTCACCAGCGCGGTCGGGGTGCTGCCGCACGCCCGCGCCGGACGGGTCCGCTGGCGCACCGGCCTGACCTTCGGCCTCGCCGGCATGACCGGCGCGTACGCCGGCGGCCGGTTGGCCGAGTTCATCCCGGCCGGGTTTCTGCTCACCGGCTTCGCGGTGATGATGCTGGCCACCGCCATCGCGATGATCCGAGGCCGCCGCGCCACCGCGGGTCGACCGGTGCCGCACGAGCTGCCAGCGTTCCGGGTGATCCTCGACGGGATCGTGGTCGGACTGGTCACCGGCCTCGTCGGCGCGGGCGGCGGCTTCCTGGTGGTGCCCGCCCTCGCCCTGCTCGGCGGCCTGCCGATGCCGGTCGCGGTCGGCACCTCGCTGGTGGTCATCGCGATGAAGTCCTTCGCCGGCCTGGCCGGCTACCTGTCCAGCGTGCCCGTCAACTGGGGCCTGGCGCTGGCCGTCACCGCGGCCGCCGTGCTCGGGAGCGTCCTCGGCGGGCGGCTCGCCGGACGGGTCCCGGCCAACCTGCTCCGGCAGGCGTTCGGGTGGTTCGTCGTGGTGATGGGCGTCTTCGTCCTCGCTCAGCAACTGCCGCCACGCATGGGACTCGGCCTGGCCGCGCTCGGGACGGTCGTCGGAGCCGGTACGGTCACGATGGTGGTGTGGGGCCGCCGGAGGAGGAGACAGAGTGGACAGCAGCGCCTGGGACGCCCGGTACGCGAGCACGTCGGGTCTGGTGTGGAGCGCTGA
- the eccB gene encoding type VII secretion protein EccB → MPSRQDQLHSYQFTVQRAVAALVMRETDPAQSPFRRLAGAGLASVLVAAIALGGVALYGLFAGGGSSWRDPGAVVVEKESGARFVYREETLHPVLNYASALLIIGAEHPKTVLVSRRSIDGVPRGRPRGIADAPDSLPAPGRLARGPWTVCSLADPESGPTAGRSAVLIGREVAGGRPLGEQGLLLRHPDGSLHLLWHDHRYLLRDTDRVLAALAATRDRAVPAAAALLNTVPAGVDLVPPPVPGLGTPSDRVTGATVGDVYLVRNSGGGRQYAVAERDGLAGITELQAALLLARTGQGDPKPITLGRFAALPKRPDRVPTGPTAPPAVPPRLAGVAGGALCARVGDDTGVREIRVEVAPPDLSAAARTSAGGGGLADRVVVEPGRGAVVESAAAPGAAGGAISVVTDLGRRYVLAGADVLGMLGYAGVRPVRLPAGLVSLVPAGSPLDPAAARAVAAPA, encoded by the coding sequence ATGCCGTCGCGGCAGGACCAGCTCCACTCGTACCAGTTCACCGTCCAGCGGGCGGTCGCGGCGCTCGTCATGCGGGAGACCGACCCCGCCCAGTCGCCCTTCCGGCGGCTGGCCGGCGCGGGCCTGGCCAGCGTGCTGGTCGCCGCGATCGCGCTCGGCGGGGTCGCGCTGTACGGCCTCTTCGCCGGCGGCGGCAGTTCCTGGCGCGACCCGGGCGCGGTGGTCGTGGAGAAGGAGTCCGGGGCGCGGTTCGTCTACCGGGAGGAGACGCTGCACCCGGTGCTCAACTACGCCTCCGCGCTGCTGATCATCGGGGCGGAGCACCCGAAGACGGTCCTGGTCTCCCGCCGGTCGATCGACGGTGTGCCGCGCGGCCGGCCGCGCGGCATCGCCGACGCGCCGGACTCGCTGCCCGCGCCCGGTCGGCTCGCGCGCGGTCCATGGACCGTCTGCTCGCTCGCCGACCCGGAGTCGGGGCCCACGGCGGGCCGCTCGGCGGTGCTGATCGGGCGGGAGGTCGCCGGCGGCCGGCCGCTGGGCGAGCAGGGTCTGCTGCTCCGTCACCCGGACGGCAGCCTGCACCTGCTCTGGCACGACCACCGCTACCTGCTGCGCGACACCGACCGGGTGCTGGCCGCGCTGGCCGCCACCCGGGACCGGGCCGTTCCGGCGGCCGCGGCGCTGCTCAACACCGTGCCGGCCGGCGTCGACCTGGTGCCGCCCCCGGTCCCCGGCCTGGGCACGCCGTCGGACCGGGTCACCGGCGCCACCGTCGGCGACGTCTACCTGGTCCGCAACTCCGGGGGCGGTCGCCAGTACGCGGTCGCGGAGCGGGACGGCCTGGCCGGCATCACCGAACTCCAGGCCGCCCTGCTGCTCGCCCGCACCGGTCAGGGCGACCCGAAGCCGATCACCCTCGGCCGGTTCGCCGCCCTGCCCAAGCGCCCCGACCGGGTGCCCACCGGGCCGACCGCCCCGCCGGCCGTGCCGCCCCGGCTGGCCGGCGTGGCCGGCGGCGCGCTCTGCGCCCGGGTCGGCGATGACACCGGCGTACGGGAGATCCGGGTGGAGGTCGCCCCGCCGGACCTGTCGGCCGCCGCGCGGACCTCGGCCGGCGGTGGCGGCCTCGCCGACCGGGTGGTGGTCGAGCCGGGCCGGGGCGCGGTGGTCGAGTCCGCGGCGGCGCCGGGCGCTGCCGGTGGCGCGATCTCCGTCGTCACCGACCTGGGCCGGCGGTACGTGCTGGCCGGCGCGGACGTGCTCGGCATGCTCGGCTACGCCGGGGTCCGCCCGGTCCGGCTGCCGGCGGGCCTGGTCAGCCTGGTCCCGGCCGGTAGCCCGCTCGACCCGGCCGCCGCCCGCGCCGTCGCCGCCCCGGCCTGA
- a CDS encoding DJ-1/PfpI family protein has protein sequence MQIAVLLFDRFTALDAVGPYEVLGRLPGARTVFVADRPGPVTTDVGSLALTATATLDEVTRPDVLVVPGGPGQIARMTDARLLDWLRAVDATTTWTTSVCTGSLLLAAAGLLTGRRATSHWLAVDQLPAFGAEPTERRVVVDGKYVTAAGVSAGVDMALALAGRVAGDAVAQAVQLGIEYDPRPPYPAGSPHTAPAPLVAALRANPERVLG, from the coding sequence ATGCAGATCGCCGTCCTCCTCTTCGACCGGTTCACCGCCCTCGACGCCGTCGGCCCGTACGAGGTGCTGGGCCGCCTCCCGGGCGCCCGTACGGTCTTCGTGGCCGATCGGCCCGGCCCGGTCACCACGGACGTGGGCAGCCTCGCCCTCACCGCCACCGCCACCCTGGACGAGGTGACCCGCCCCGACGTGCTGGTGGTCCCCGGCGGTCCCGGGCAGATCGCCCGGATGACCGACGCCCGGCTGCTCGACTGGCTGCGCGCCGTCGACGCCACCACCACCTGGACCACCTCGGTCTGCACCGGCTCGCTGCTGCTCGCCGCGGCCGGGCTGCTCACCGGCCGCCGGGCCACCTCGCACTGGCTGGCCGTGGACCAGCTGCCCGCGTTCGGTGCCGAGCCGACCGAGCGGCGGGTGGTGGTGGACGGCAAGTACGTCACGGCCGCCGGGGTGTCGGCCGGCGTCGACATGGCGCTGGCGCTGGCCGGCCGGGTCGCCGGGGACGCAGTCGCCCAGGCGGTCCAGCTCGGCATCGAGTACGACCCGCGGCCGCCCTACCCGGCCGGGTCCCCGCACACCGCCCCGGCGCCGCTCGTCGCGGCCCTGCGGGCGAACCCCGAACGGGTGCTGGGCTGA
- a CDS encoding polyamine aminopropyltransferase, with the protein MGARFEELAWRETPIGEISLRRRRDPSLDVEVYEVKLDDEFLMSSLFPVAEIELARLGLAPLTGASLDVVVGGLGLGYTARTALEDPRVRSLLVVEAIEDVIDWHRRDLLPFAAGLAADPRTRFVQADFFAAVATGAGFDPESPGRRFHAVLLDVDHSPRQVLHPSHAAFYTVEGLRRLAALLHRDGVFALWSNDPPDQAFQRVLTEVFPTSVAHVVRFPNPLQGREAANTVYVARH; encoded by the coding sequence GTGGGCGCGCGATTCGAGGAACTGGCCTGGCGGGAGACCCCGATCGGCGAGATCAGCCTGCGCCGGCGCCGCGACCCTTCGCTCGACGTCGAGGTGTACGAGGTGAAGCTCGACGACGAGTTCCTGATGTCCAGCCTCTTCCCGGTCGCGGAGATCGAGCTCGCCCGGCTAGGCCTGGCGCCGCTGACCGGGGCGTCCCTGGACGTGGTCGTGGGCGGGCTCGGCCTCGGCTACACCGCGCGGACCGCGTTGGAGGACCCCCGGGTCCGCTCGCTGCTGGTGGTCGAGGCGATCGAGGACGTGATCGACTGGCACCGCCGGGACCTGCTGCCGTTCGCCGCCGGGCTGGCCGCCGACCCGCGTACCCGGTTCGTCCAGGCCGACTTCTTCGCGGCGGTCGCCACCGGGGCCGGGTTCGACCCGGAGTCGCCGGGCCGACGGTTCCACGCGGTGCTGCTCGACGTGGACCATTCACCCCGCCAGGTGCTGCACCCCAGTCACGCCGCCTTCTACACCGTCGAGGGCCTGCGCCGGCTCGCCGCCCTGCTGCACCGCGACGGGGTCTTCGCGCTCTGGTCGAACGACCCGCCCGACCAGGCGTTCCAGCGGGTGCTGACCGAGGTGTTCCCGACCTCGGTGGCGCACGTGGTCCGGTTTCCCAACCCGTTGCAGGGCCGCGAGGCCGCGAACACCGTCTACGTGGCCCGGCACTGA
- a CDS encoding metal-sensitive transcriptional regulator has protein sequence MKLQPEMTSEALTRLKRARGQLNAVIDMMENGEDCRAALTQLAAVSKAIDRAGFKIIASGMRHCGTARDRGEEPEMTEEELEKLFLALA, from the coding sequence GTGAAGCTTCAACCCGAGATGACCAGCGAGGCGCTGACCCGGCTCAAGCGGGCCCGCGGACAGCTCAACGCCGTCATCGACATGATGGAGAACGGCGAGGACTGCCGGGCGGCCCTGACCCAGCTGGCCGCCGTGTCCAAGGCCATCGACCGGGCCGGCTTCAAGATCATCGCGTCCGGTATGCGGCACTGCGGCACCGCCCGCGACCGGGGCGAGGAGCCGGAGATGACCGAGGAGGAGCTGGAGAAGCTCTTCCTCGCCCTGGCCTGA
- a CDS encoding MBL fold metallo-hydrolase, translated as MSVEVSVIATSSLGDRSYLASDGQAAIVVDPQRDIDRILYLAGAKGVRITHVVETHVHNDYVSGGLELARITGARYLVAAADEVGFDRLPVADGDVLPVSDTLRLRVVATPGHTFHHLSYVLDEAADGGWQPAGVFTGGSLLFGTTGRTDLLGQEHAHELAHHQHASARRLADLLPDGAQVWPTHGFGSFCSASQADAPDSTIGREKRANPVLRLAADEFATETLAGLDAYPAYYAHMGVANTAGPAPVDLTPVTRADADQLRERIAAGEWVVDLRHRKAYAASHVAGTVSLGLDGPMSTWLGWLIDRGTPVTLLAETPEQVADAQRELVRIGIDRPAAQATGAAEQWAAEPGQLRELRLADFPALAAARTGNTPAGLPTPDVVLDVRMTNEWRSGHVENALHIPLPDLPRRLADVPAGAVWVHCGSGYRATAAASLLANAGREVVVIDDRFDRAEAAGVAMADNA; from the coding sequence ATGTCAGTCGAGGTGTCCGTCATCGCGACGTCCTCGCTCGGCGACCGCAGCTACCTGGCCTCCGACGGTCAGGCGGCGATCGTGGTCGACCCGCAGCGCGACATCGACCGGATCCTGTACCTCGCCGGAGCCAAGGGGGTGCGGATCACCCATGTGGTGGAGACGCACGTCCACAACGACTACGTCTCCGGCGGACTGGAGCTGGCCCGGATCACCGGCGCGCGGTATCTGGTGGCCGCGGCCGACGAGGTCGGTTTCGACCGGCTGCCGGTCGCCGACGGCGACGTGCTGCCCGTCTCCGACACGCTGCGACTGCGGGTGGTCGCCACCCCGGGCCACACCTTCCACCACCTGTCGTACGTGCTCGACGAGGCCGCCGACGGGGGCTGGCAGCCCGCGGGCGTCTTCACCGGTGGGTCGCTGCTGTTCGGCACCACCGGACGCACCGACCTGCTCGGCCAGGAGCACGCCCACGAGCTGGCCCACCACCAGCACGCCTCGGCGCGGCGCCTCGCCGACCTGCTGCCCGACGGGGCCCAGGTGTGGCCGACCCACGGCTTCGGCAGCTTCTGTTCGGCCAGCCAGGCCGACGCCCCCGACTCCACCATCGGCCGGGAGAAGCGGGCCAACCCGGTGCTGCGGCTGGCCGCCGACGAGTTCGCCACCGAGACCCTGGCGGGCCTGGACGCCTACCCGGCGTACTACGCCCACATGGGCGTGGCGAACACCGCCGGCCCCGCCCCGGTCGACCTCACCCCGGTCACCCGCGCCGACGCGGACCAACTGCGCGAGCGGATCGCCGCCGGCGAGTGGGTGGTCGACCTGCGACACCGCAAGGCGTACGCGGCCTCGCACGTGGCCGGCACGGTCAGCCTCGGGCTGGACGGGCCGATGTCCACCTGGCTCGGCTGGCTGATCGACCGGGGCACCCCGGTCACCCTGCTCGCCGAGACGCCGGAGCAGGTCGCCGACGCCCAGCGGGAACTGGTCCGGATCGGCATCGACCGGCCCGCCGCGCAGGCCACCGGAGCAGCCGAGCAGTGGGCCGCCGAGCCCGGGCAACTCCGCGAGCTGCGGCTGGCCGACTTCCCGGCCCTCGCCGCGGCCCGTACCGGAAACACCCCGGCCGGCCTGCCCACCCCGGACGTCGTCCTTGACGTGCGGATGACCAACGAGTGGCGCTCCGGCCACGTCGAGAACGCCTTGCACATCCCGCTGCCGGACCTGCCCCGGCGGCTCGCCGACGTACCGGCCGGCGCGGTCTGGGTGCACTGTGGCTCCGGTTACCGCGCCACCGCCGCCGCGTCGCTGCTGGCCAACGCCGGCCGCGAGGTCGTCGTCATCGACGACAGGTTCGACCGGGCCGAGGCGGCGGGCGTCGCCATGGCCGACAACGCCTGA